From a single Crateriforma spongiae genomic region:
- a CDS encoding serine hydrolase domain-containing protein yields MSKASLLLMILLAGGVRAESHGGASSQETIASFLRQEVAAGHVVGAQVLVGGVGSGNERSVNIGTLGPTDQRSVSDDTVFCIASCSKPVAAAAVFSLLDHQVLSLSTPASQWIPAYGSPVTADGINVRSPTLRELLAHRGGIYSQKNRLTKIQLRAIRDFRLSLEESVQMIAKQPLSSPPGTKYAYSGAGYILVGMMAEKASGQAFESVLRKRVCEPLGMASTTYFPVALGLEEIAMGGKSQLVPPHTLGQRHRLPLVGGSLYTTANDLGKFARMMVDQGRLAEEQVMSEVSWQRFVSPAFQTQSYGYGWMLAKQGNRVVTVSHGGSLPPYQAAIRIDLQREQYRIVLWTLAKPGNAQMTSRIRKRIAELMK; encoded by the coding sequence ATGTCGAAGGCGAGTTTGTTGTTGATGATTCTGCTGGCCGGAGGCGTTCGCGCCGAATCGCATGGCGGTGCATCATCGCAAGAGACAATCGCGAGCTTTTTGCGACAGGAGGTTGCGGCCGGCCATGTTGTGGGGGCTCAAGTTCTGGTGGGCGGGGTGGGTTCCGGGAACGAGCGGTCGGTGAACATCGGAACGCTTGGACCAACGGATCAGCGTTCTGTTTCTGACGATACCGTGTTTTGTATCGCTTCTTGTTCCAAGCCGGTCGCCGCCGCCGCAGTTTTTTCGCTACTTGACCATCAAGTGTTGTCCTTGAGCACGCCGGCGAGCCAATGGATACCCGCGTATGGTTCGCCGGTGACAGCGGACGGGATCAATGTGCGTTCGCCGACCTTGCGTGAATTGCTCGCCCATCGCGGAGGCATTTATTCGCAAAAGAACCGGCTGACCAAAATTCAATTGAGAGCGATTCGTGATTTTCGTCTATCGCTTGAAGAATCAGTGCAAATGATCGCAAAACAACCTTTGTCTTCGCCGCCGGGGACGAAGTATGCGTACAGCGGCGCTGGATACATTCTGGTGGGAATGATGGCGGAAAAGGCGAGTGGGCAAGCCTTCGAATCGGTGCTGCGGAAGAGAGTTTGTGAGCCGCTGGGGATGGCGTCGACGACTTACTTTCCGGTTGCACTTGGGCTTGAGGAAATTGCGATGGGAGGCAAGTCGCAACTCGTTCCGCCTCATACTTTGGGGCAGAGGCATCGGCTTCCCTTGGTGGGAGGGAGTCTCTACACGACTGCGAACGATCTTGGGAAATTTGCCAGGATGATGGTGGACCAGGGGCGCTTGGCCGAGGAGCAAGTGATGAGCGAAGTGTCTTGGCAGCGTTTTGTGTCACCCGCATTTCAAACGCAGTCATACGGGTACGGTTGGATGCTGGCCAAGCAAGGCAATCGCGTGGTCACCGTTTCCCACGGTGGATCTTTGCCACCCTACCAAGCGGCGATTCGTATCGATTTGCAACGCGAGCAATATAGGATCGTGCTTTGGACGTTGGCCAAACCCGGGAACGCTCAGATGACATCGCGAATCCGCAAGCGAATTGCCGAGTTGATGAAGTAG
- a CDS encoding formylglycine-generating enzyme family protein encodes MAFVTVSPGTYRRGFDGSSQRDRLFARTHRYSNHADFKFDSPSHLVTLSKSFQIQTTEVTVAQFRAFTDATDYQTDAEMGAGAFGLFPDQKRYNDRFQRSPSVTWREPGFAQTDDHPVVAVSWNDATAFCEWLSKKEGVTYRLPNEAEWEYACRAGKTSWYSWGTNPDDAYRHANVADGALETAYPNTTRYQRAVKLEPDDGDGVVFTAPVASFRPNPWGLYDMHGNVWEWCHDRWVPDLYRRYLDDVPHQKRAEFNVDDPVETKKTDQHEYGDWRCMRGGAWTCAPASVRCSIRTYAEAGDASIYTGFRVVRQ; translated from the coding sequence ATGGCCTTCGTCACTGTTTCGCCGGGAACGTATCGTCGTGGTTTCGATGGTTCCAGTCAGCGTGACCGCCTTTTTGCACGCACTCATCGTTACAGCAATCATGCCGATTTCAAGTTCGATTCCCCATCGCACCTGGTAACTCTTAGCAAGTCGTTTCAAATTCAAACGACCGAGGTCACTGTCGCGCAATTCCGTGCCTTCACCGACGCAACCGACTACCAAACGGATGCCGAAATGGGGGCCGGTGCATTCGGCCTTTTCCCGGACCAGAAGCGTTACAACGACCGATTTCAAAGATCCCCCTCGGTGACTTGGCGGGAACCGGGTTTCGCGCAGACCGATGATCATCCGGTTGTTGCCGTCAGTTGGAACGACGCAACCGCGTTTTGCGAATGGTTGAGCAAAAAGGAGGGCGTCACCTACCGACTGCCCAATGAAGCGGAATGGGAATACGCCTGCCGTGCCGGCAAAACGTCATGGTATTCCTGGGGAACCAATCCTGATGATGCATACCGTCACGCGAATGTCGCCGACGGGGCACTGGAGACGGCCTATCCAAACACCACACGCTACCAACGGGCCGTCAAACTGGAACCCGATGACGGTGACGGCGTTGTTTTCACGGCACCGGTTGCAAGCTTTCGCCCCAATCCTTGGGGGTTATATGACATGCACGGCAACGTCTGGGAATGGTGCCATGACCGATGGGTCCCCGACCTATACCGTCGATACTTGGACGATGTGCCCCACCAGAAACGCGCCGAATTCAACGTCGACGATCCAGTGGAAACGAAAAAGACCGACCAGCATGAATACGGCGACTGGCGTTGCATGCGTGGCGGTGCTTGGACCTGCGCACCGGCTTCCGTTCGATGCTCCATCCGCACCTATGCCGAAGCTGGCGATGCTTCGATCTACACCGGATTTCGCGTGGTCCGACAGTAG
- a CDS encoding DUF1552 domain-containing protein codes for MNIQSFTPLHRRAFLRGSGGCLALPWLEAMLPRVGAATVPPERTPRMGMFYFGTGMNMRQFYPDGLGIAAKLSRILTPLEKHRGHFTVLSGTELTHGGGHNGAYPFATSIARGEKQSISPDQIVAERFGSRTRFPSLQLSVKRGTGFGSQALATISWNRQGIPLAAENDPQVLFNRLFRPTDKQLRGKQADEFRRRGSVLDAVLSDAQSLQSKLGQADRQQLDQYFQSVREVEKTLRTEIEWSDRPKQTPNLKGYGDYEQAVTPEGNGKFIYDTYAKLMYDLIALAFQTDSTRVISYVVRTELAGGVYPEFGVSKGYHELTHHGNDPKNLEQLASVDTIYMRHWAYFLDRLASIRDGDETLLDQTLLGFSSGMGIGHSKDTLPTMISGGSGLGVRHQTHLKLPDHTPLASVWQTMVDRMGVPVESDFQDSTGVIGELIT; via the coding sequence ATGAATATCCAATCATTCACCCCACTCCACCGCCGTGCGTTTTTGCGTGGCTCCGGCGGCTGCCTTGCTCTTCCCTGGCTGGAAGCGATGCTGCCACGAGTCGGCGCCGCAACGGTGCCGCCCGAACGAACGCCTCGGATGGGCATGTTCTATTTCGGTACTGGCATGAACATGCGTCAGTTTTATCCCGATGGGCTTGGCATCGCCGCGAAACTATCACGCATTTTAACCCCCCTTGAAAAACACCGTGGACATTTCACGGTCCTTTCGGGCACAGAGCTGACGCACGGTGGCGGGCACAACGGTGCCTATCCATTTGCAACTTCCATCGCACGAGGGGAAAAGCAATCGATCTCGCCCGACCAGATTGTGGCCGAACGATTCGGTTCGCGAACACGATTCCCCTCATTGCAGTTATCCGTCAAACGGGGAACTGGTTTCGGCAGCCAAGCCTTGGCAACCATTTCCTGGAATCGGCAAGGCATTCCTTTGGCCGCTGAAAACGACCCTCAGGTACTTTTTAACCGCCTGTTCCGTCCGACCGACAAACAGCTTCGTGGCAAACAGGCCGACGAATTTCGCCGTCGTGGCAGCGTCTTGGATGCGGTTCTTTCCGACGCGCAGTCGCTGCAGAGCAAACTGGGACAAGCCGATCGCCAGCAATTGGACCAGTATTTTCAATCCGTCCGCGAAGTCGAAAAAACCTTGCGGACAGAGATCGAATGGTCTGATCGCCCCAAGCAGACTCCCAATTTAAAAGGCTATGGCGATTACGAACAAGCCGTCACACCGGAGGGCAACGGCAAGTTCATTTATGACACCTACGCAAAACTGATGTACGATCTCATTGCGCTCGCATTCCAAACCGATTCGACACGCGTGATCAGCTATGTGGTCCGCACCGAACTGGCCGGCGGTGTGTATCCGGAATTCGGTGTATCCAAGGGCTATCACGAATTAACGCACCACGGGAACGATCCCAAAAACTTGGAACAACTGGCAAGCGTCGACACCATCTACATGCGGCACTGGGCCTACTTCCTCGATCGCCTGGCATCCATTCGCGACGGCGACGAAACACTGTTGGATCAAACACTGCTGGGATTTTCTAGTGGGATGGGCATTGGCCACAGCAAAGACACGCTGCCGACGATGATTTCCGGTGGCAGCGGGTTGGGTGTCCGCCACCAGACACACCTCAAACTTCCCGATCACACTCCGCTAGCGTCGGTGTGGCAAACCATGGTCGATCGCATGGGAGTGCCGGTGGAAAGCGACTTTCAAGACAGCACAGGAGTGATCGGAGAGTTGATCACATGA
- a CDS encoding DUF1592 domain-containing protein — MPQDIFLALQTHCQQCHGPDTAEADLRIDQLNADLVDRENAAHWIEIRNAINRGEMPPDGETPLPVDVISQTSRWVTQSLRDATRAEHRSDTQVQLRRLNRHEYTNTVADLLSMKFPTGESPLDALPPDGTAEGFDKVGSALMLDPSLMTHYYEVARRIADRAIVDGPPEYPTEIMRMEFEDIAESTAIGYLVSRLGMEPVPGGLRLIEGRTRSFGLLRYPGRKDQNVAPVNGFYRFTLRAGARPDEDGQWPRVRLTQSHPDDTMRTIMEVDVTAPWDHPAEYSVTIPRDSLGKELSVEILNGTNLYMGQRPGEDFRRAINEVGKTDNFTESLRLTGRKIAEGWGGDRSTPDPEKRDLTRFKQVYLDYLEVEGPLYDQWPPQSHTTLLFQGDDPTDPMAYARQIFRRLLPRAWRRPVGEREFDSILGVVQVELDNGGSFHQAIRVGLIATLMSPNFLYLTEISQPLDDDTSVETNTIDDHQIASRMSYLLWNSMPDGSLFRAADAGQLSDATHRAAQVDRMLGDPKADRFVNSFARQWLQTDEFLSFVPDRNLYRDYDEPLSKAVVQEPLEFFRHVLREDLSVLNFIDSDFVVVNDRLAQHYGIANVSGEQFRKVSLPPHSPRGGLLGMAGVHQKGSDGIRTKPVSRAVYVREVLFNNPPDPPPPNAGEVEPNIRGQYLTVRERLMQHKQIEACASCHRSLDPYGLALENFNVIGAWRDQQDGENFRGRNLPPIDPSGRLPNGQEFSSFQEFRDRLLLQGDRFRRALAEKTFIYTFGRPIAPADDAMLAQVVTEMKNNGDTLRALIKSIVTSKAFVTR, encoded by the coding sequence GTGCCGCAAGACATTTTTTTGGCCCTGCAAACACATTGCCAACAGTGTCACGGACCGGATACGGCCGAAGCCGACCTGCGCATCGATCAACTGAATGCCGATCTGGTGGACCGTGAGAACGCTGCGCACTGGATCGAAATTCGCAATGCAATTAATCGGGGCGAAATGCCACCGGATGGCGAAACACCGCTGCCCGTTGATGTTATCTCGCAGACGTCGCGTTGGGTGACCCAGAGTCTGCGCGATGCCACGCGGGCCGAACACCGATCAGATACTCAAGTCCAACTGCGACGTCTCAATCGGCACGAATACACCAACACGGTTGCGGATTTGTTGTCAATGAAGTTCCCAACGGGGGAAAGCCCACTGGACGCCCTGCCTCCCGACGGAACCGCCGAAGGTTTTGACAAGGTTGGTTCCGCATTGATGCTGGATCCTTCGTTGATGACGCACTATTACGAAGTCGCGCGACGGATTGCTGATCGTGCTATCGTCGATGGTCCGCCCGAGTATCCGACCGAAATCATGCGGATGGAGTTCGAAGACATCGCCGAAAGCACAGCGATCGGTTACCTCGTTTCTCGACTGGGCATGGAACCAGTCCCCGGTGGCTTGCGTTTGATCGAGGGTCGCACACGTTCCTTCGGATTGCTGAGATATCCGGGCCGAAAAGATCAGAACGTTGCACCGGTCAACGGGTTCTATCGCTTTACGCTTCGCGCCGGCGCTCGTCCGGACGAAGACGGGCAATGGCCACGGGTCCGTCTGACGCAAAGCCATCCCGACGACACAATGCGGACGATCATGGAGGTTGACGTCACCGCACCTTGGGATCATCCAGCGGAATACAGCGTGACCATCCCACGAGATTCTTTGGGCAAAGAACTGAGTGTCGAAATCTTAAACGGAACCAACCTCTATATGGGACAGCGTCCCGGCGAAGATTTCCGGCGTGCAATCAATGAGGTCGGAAAGACGGACAACTTCACCGAATCGCTACGCCTGACCGGTCGTAAGATTGCGGAAGGTTGGGGTGGAGATCGCTCCACGCCGGATCCAGAGAAACGGGATCTGACCCGATTCAAACAAGTCTATTTGGACTATCTGGAGGTCGAAGGCCCGCTGTACGACCAGTGGCCCCCCCAAAGCCATACGACCCTGTTGTTTCAAGGCGACGATCCGACCGATCCCATGGCATATGCGCGGCAGATTTTCCGCCGGTTACTGCCAAGAGCCTGGCGTCGCCCTGTCGGCGAACGCGAATTCGATTCAATTCTGGGGGTGGTTCAAGTGGAACTGGACAATGGCGGCTCGTTCCACCAGGCCATCCGCGTCGGCCTGATCGCCACATTAATGTCGCCTAACTTTTTGTACTTAACAGAAATCTCCCAGCCTTTGGACGATGACACCTCCGTCGAAACGAACACGATCGATGACCACCAGATCGCATCACGAATGTCGTACCTGCTGTGGAATTCGATGCCGGACGGGTCGCTATTTCGTGCAGCCGATGCGGGGCAACTGTCCGATGCCACCCACCGCGCCGCACAAGTTGATCGGATGTTGGGTGACCCCAAGGCGGATCGCTTCGTCAACAGTTTTGCGCGGCAATGGTTACAGACCGACGAATTCTTAAGTTTTGTACCGGATCGGAATCTTTATCGAGACTACGACGAACCACTGTCCAAAGCGGTGGTCCAGGAGCCGCTTGAGTTTTTTCGCCATGTGCTGCGAGAAGACCTTTCGGTGCTGAACTTCATTGATTCGGACTTCGTCGTCGTCAACGATCGGCTGGCCCAACACTATGGTATCGCCAACGTATCGGGTGAACAGTTTCGAAAAGTCTCCTTGCCGCCACATTCCCCCCGCGGCGGTTTGCTGGGCATGGCCGGAGTTCATCAAAAAGGATCCGATGGAATTCGCACCAAACCTGTTTCGCGTGCGGTCTATGTCCGTGAAGTCTTATTCAACAATCCCCCTGACCCGCCGCCACCGAATGCAGGTGAAGTGGAACCGAACATTCGAGGGCAATATTTGACGGTCCGCGAACGTCTGATGCAGCACAAGCAAATCGAAGCCTGCGCCTCGTGTCACCGGTCTCTCGATCCTTACGGACTCGCGTTGGAAAACTTCAACGTGATTGGTGCTTGGCGTGACCAACAAGACGGCGAAAACTTTCGCGGCCGCAATCTTCCACCGATCGATCCAAGCGGTCGATTGCCCAACGGACAAGAATTCTCGTCGTTTCAAGAATTTCGTGATCGGTTGTTATTGCAAGGGGATCGTTTTCGCCGGGCTTTGGCGGAAAAAACGTTCATCTACACCTTCGGGCGTCCGATCGCTCCGGCCGATGACGCAATGTTGGCACAGGTGGTGACCGAGATGAAGAATAATGGCGACACCCTGCGGGCTCTGATCAAATCCATTGTTACCAGCAAGGCCTTTGTTACCCGATGA
- a CDS encoding class I SAM-dependent methyltransferase — MLDSPYRTDLALIHDAGFGHFAAGAARMMVRELQRRGVKDGTVIDVGCGGGIASKIVDDHGYNVLGMDLSESHIQIARRRVPDGEFSVGSYLDQTLASSVAIMAIGEIFNYGFDPRCDRHTFRKFIVGVFQALKPGGLFLFDIAGPDRAPDRPTQTYRDTDDWTVLVETSSNADRLTRRIVTFVREGRRFRRDAETHQLKLFSPTQVVDDLRETGFEVSELDRYSDVEFPVGLHGFLAVKD, encoded by the coding sequence ATGCTCGATTCACCGTACCGTACCGACCTTGCTCTGATTCATGATGCCGGATTCGGACATTTTGCGGCCGGTGCCGCTCGCATGATGGTGCGGGAACTTCAACGTCGTGGCGTCAAAGATGGAACGGTCATCGATGTCGGGTGCGGCGGAGGGATTGCGTCGAAGATTGTCGACGATCACGGCTATAACGTTTTGGGGATGGATCTATCAGAATCTCATATCCAAATCGCCCGCCGACGTGTACCGGACGGCGAGTTTTCGGTGGGATCATACCTCGATCAAACACTGGCGTCGTCCGTTGCGATCATGGCGATCGGCGAAATTTTCAACTATGGATTTGATCCACGTTGTGATCGGCATACCTTTCGCAAATTCATCGTCGGTGTGTTTCAGGCGTTGAAACCCGGCGGGCTGTTTCTGTTCGACATCGCCGGTCCGGATCGGGCGCCCGATCGACCGACGCAGACTTATCGCGACACTGACGATTGGACTGTTTTGGTCGAAACATCGTCCAACGCCGATCGGTTGACGCGACGGATCGTAACCTTCGTTCGTGAAGGCCGACGTTTCCGGCGTGACGCCGAAACACACCAACTGAAACTCTTTTCACCGACACAGGTGGTCGACGACTTGCGGGAAACAGGTTTTGAGGTGAGTGAACTGGATCGCTATTCCGATGTCGAATTTCCGGTCGGGTTGCACGGATTTCTCGCCGTCAAAGATTGA
- a CDS encoding cation:proton antiporter, producing MNGVPDAVSLIILGGFLLAGFAADVLGRRIYVPRVTLLLLLGFLAGPQVWRLVPDEISQWFSFATLLALSILGFHLGERFLGKRLRTTGKSVAFVSLAEVTMSAACSQWGMELSRVRYGSRGPREFRACCAYLINHPARRRDQSVGIGIAP from the coding sequence TTGAATGGTGTGCCTGATGCGGTGTCGTTAATCATCTTGGGCGGGTTTTTGCTGGCCGGCTTTGCCGCCGATGTGCTTGGACGCCGAATCTATGTTCCCCGCGTTACGCTGCTGTTGCTGTTGGGGTTCCTAGCGGGGCCGCAGGTATGGCGACTGGTCCCTGATGAGATATCACAGTGGTTTTCGTTTGCCACCTTGCTGGCTCTCAGCATTCTTGGGTTCCATCTGGGAGAACGTTTTCTGGGCAAGCGACTGCGGACGACAGGGAAAAGTGTTGCTTTTGTATCCCTGGCCGAAGTCACGATGTCGGCGGCGTGCAGCCAATGGGGGATGGAATTGTCCCGTGTGCGATATGGGTCACGCGGGCCCAGAGAGTTTCGCGCATGTTGTGCATATTTGATCAACCATCCGGCACGGCGGAGGGATCAGTCTGTCGGCATAGGAATCGCACCTTGA
- a CDS encoding HlyD family secretion protein, giving the protein MFKRILLILLFIVAAFGAWYLWQEEIVRRSADALPEKIVYGNGRIEADLVDVSAKYAGRVLRINAHEGDLVEPGQILATLDAAELEATMAKAKAQLAEAIESLSETEAEIVRYEGELRLANQNLRRTEQLVRRNAASQEEFDTRKTQRDSAEAILKVAKAHKRTAERAIEAVEAEIRRIQTQIDDFTLRSTVSGRVLYRLAEEGEVVAAGGKVLTLLDLSDVYMEIFLPSSLTTQLSIHADARIALDFAPQYTIPAEVTFVSPEAQFTPKQVETMKERDKLMFRVKVQIPRELVKKHIRRVKTGVRGVAYVRLDDSVQWPESLNHRFPEAVLADGNDESDNQ; this is encoded by the coding sequence ATGTTCAAACGCATCCTTTTGATCCTGCTCTTTATCGTCGCGGCTTTCGGGGCCTGGTACTTGTGGCAGGAAGAAATCGTCCGTCGGTCTGCAGACGCACTGCCGGAGAAAATTGTTTATGGCAATGGACGCATCGAAGCGGATTTGGTGGACGTGTCGGCCAAGTATGCCGGTCGAGTTTTACGTATCAATGCCCATGAAGGTGATCTGGTTGAACCTGGGCAAATCCTGGCAACGTTGGACGCGGCTGAACTTGAAGCCACGATGGCCAAAGCCAAGGCGCAGCTGGCTGAGGCGATCGAATCACTTTCGGAAACGGAGGCCGAGATCGTCCGCTACGAAGGCGAATTGCGACTGGCGAATCAGAATTTGAGGCGTACCGAACAATTGGTTCGTCGCAACGCCGCGTCACAGGAAGAATTTGATACTCGCAAGACACAACGTGATTCCGCCGAAGCGATCTTGAAGGTGGCGAAAGCTCATAAGCGGACGGCTGAGAGAGCCATTGAGGCCGTCGAAGCTGAGATTCGCCGTATCCAAACTCAGATCGACGACTTCACCCTTCGGTCGACGGTCTCGGGGCGTGTCTTGTACCGACTGGCCGAGGAAGGCGAAGTCGTCGCGGCCGGAGGCAAAGTTTTGACTTTACTTGATTTGAGCGATGTCTACATGGAAATCTTTCTTCCATCGAGTCTGACGACGCAGTTGTCGATTCATGCCGACGCGCGTATCGCATTGGATTTTGCACCCCAGTACACGATTCCCGCCGAAGTGACCTTTGTTTCGCCTGAAGCTCAGTTCACACCCAAGCAGGTCGAGACGATGAAGGAACGTGACAAGTTGATGTTCCGAGTCAAGGTTCAGATTCCTCGCGAGTTGGTCAAGAAACATATCCGACGGGTCAAAACTGGGGTTCGAGGAGTGGCCTACGTTCGGCTGGACGACAGTGTTCAATGGCCGGAATCACTGAACCATCGATTCCCTGAAGCAGTCTTGGCCGATGGCAATGATGAATCGGACAACCAATGA
- the rbbA gene encoding ribosome-associated ATPase/putative transporter RbbA has product MTVTRIESLTHRYGDTVAVDDVTLELPGGKMVGLIGPDGVGKSTLMALIAGAKRLQTGDVVVMGGSMRDHQHRRKVCPRIAYMPQGLGKNLYAELSVTENLHFFGRLFGQSRHERDRRIDRLLRSTGLHPFRGRPAGKLSGGMKQKLGLCCALIHDPDLLILDEPTTGVDPLSREQFWTLIDEIRQQRDGMSVFVLTAYMEEAERFDWLVAMNAGKVLAEGTPGQIKGESTTTLEEAFVGLLPESERGSKAPLSIPPLINDGGPPAIVAQGLTRRFGNFTAVDHVSFEIAKGEIFGFLGSNGCGKTTTMKMLTGLLPVSDGTAKLFNQTVDAHNLDTRRRVGYMSQSFSLYEELTVRQNLLLHARLFSIEDRQSRVRELADRFGLVEELDQSASQLPLGVRQRLSLAVAILHRPEMLILDEPTSGVDPVARDGFWRLLVDLSRRDNVTIFISTHFMNEAMRCDRISLMHAGKVLACDAPNRLIQERGESTLDRAFVGYIQDAIKDDPSSATPDTRPVGTPQTNSHATEKPSGTGASHSQDPPKRFSLRRLLAYSYRETLEVMRDPIRLGFALAGSVMLMLVLGFGMTTDVEDLRFAVFDQDQTPQSRECVRGFAGSRYFLEQTPITSQVELQSRLVSGDVSLVLEIPPDFGRRLVRGDVPEVFAWVDGAMPFRGETIAGYTEGVHVNYIQTLARETYGSDSALTYADLELRYRYNPSFESINAMVPSVPPMLLILIPAILMAVSVAKEKELGSVTNFYVTPTTRTEFLIGKQLPYVGIAMVNFGLLTWMGVYVFGVPMKGDLWFLVLGALFYVTATTGLGLLTSCFTGSQVAAVFATAIVAIMPTVQFSGMMQPVSTLSGTAQWIGSVWPTTYFMRMSVGAFTKGLGATDLAPDLLALALFAPFYLLVSVILLRKQDR; this is encoded by the coding sequence ATGACTGTCACTCGTATCGAATCGCTGACCCACCGCTATGGCGACACCGTTGCGGTGGATGACGTGACGTTGGAATTGCCCGGTGGGAAAATGGTCGGCTTGATAGGGCCCGATGGCGTCGGCAAGTCGACGCTGATGGCTTTGATCGCGGGGGCGAAGCGTTTGCAGACCGGCGATGTGGTTGTGATGGGCGGGTCAATGCGTGACCACCAGCATCGACGCAAGGTCTGCCCAAGGATCGCCTATATGCCGCAAGGTCTGGGGAAAAATCTTTACGCCGAACTAAGTGTGACCGAGAACCTGCACTTCTTTGGGCGACTATTCGGCCAGAGTCGTCACGAACGCGACCGGCGCATCGATCGCCTGTTGCGTTCGACGGGACTGCATCCATTTCGAGGTCGACCCGCCGGGAAATTGTCCGGCGGCATGAAGCAAAAGCTCGGCCTGTGTTGCGCTCTGATTCATGACCCCGATCTCTTGATCTTGGACGAACCGACCACGGGGGTGGATCCGTTGTCGCGAGAGCAATTCTGGACTTTGATTGATGAAATTCGTCAACAACGAGACGGAATGAGCGTTTTCGTTTTGACGGCCTATATGGAAGAAGCCGAGCGATTCGATTGGTTGGTGGCAATGAATGCGGGAAAGGTGTTGGCCGAAGGCACGCCTGGTCAGATCAAAGGAGAATCGACAACAACATTGGAAGAAGCCTTTGTCGGATTGTTACCCGAAAGCGAACGCGGTAGCAAAGCCCCATTGTCGATACCGCCGCTGATCAATGACGGTGGCCCGCCGGCGATCGTCGCGCAGGGACTGACGCGTCGTTTTGGCAATTTTACAGCGGTGGATCATGTCAGTTTTGAAATCGCCAAAGGAGAGATCTTCGGGTTCCTGGGGTCCAATGGTTGCGGCAAAACGACCACCATGAAGATGTTGACCGGATTGTTGCCCGTCAGCGATGGGACGGCCAAGTTATTCAACCAGACCGTCGACGCACACAACTTGGACACTCGTCGTCGCGTTGGGTATATGTCGCAATCCTTTTCATTATATGAAGAACTGACCGTACGGCAGAACTTGTTGCTGCACGCGCGATTGTTTTCGATCGAAGATCGTCAATCGCGTGTCAGGGAGTTGGCCGACCGGTTTGGTTTGGTTGAGGAGTTGGACCAGTCCGCCAGTCAATTGCCACTGGGCGTGCGGCAGCGTTTGTCCCTGGCTGTTGCGATTCTGCATCGTCCAGAAATGTTGATTTTGGACGAACCCACATCCGGGGTGGACCCAGTTGCCCGTGACGGTTTCTGGCGATTGCTGGTGGATTTGTCACGCCGGGACAACGTGACCATTTTTATTTCAACGCACTTCATGAATGAGGCGATGCGTTGTGATCGTATTTCGTTGATGCATGCAGGCAAGGTCTTGGCCTGCGACGCGCCCAATCGATTGATCCAAGAGCGAGGTGAATCCACGCTGGATCGAGCGTTTGTCGGATACATTCAAGATGCGATCAAAGATGACCCGTCGTCGGCCACGCCGGATACGCGACCGGTTGGCACACCGCAGACCAACAGCCACGCGACGGAAAAACCAAGCGGGACCGGTGCGTCGCATTCGCAAGATCCGCCGAAACGTTTCAGTCTTCGACGTTTGCTGGCCTATTCGTATCGGGAAACTTTGGAGGTGATGCGAGATCCGATCCGATTGGGATTTGCGCTGGCCGGGTCGGTCATGTTGATGTTGGTGTTGGGGTTTGGGATGACGACGGATGTCGAGGATTTGCGGTTCGCCGTCTTTGACCAAGACCAAACCCCGCAAAGTCGTGAGTGCGTGCGTGGATTCGCCGGGTCGCGATACTTCTTGGAACAGACGCCGATTACATCGCAAGTAGAACTGCAGAGCCGACTTGTTTCGGGGGACGTGTCCCTGGTGCTAGAAATTCCACCCGACTTTGGTAGGCGACTGGTTCGTGGCGATGTTCCCGAAGTGTTTGCTTGGGTTGACGGAGCAATGCCATTTCGAGGGGAAACCATCGCGGGCTACACCGAAGGCGTGCACGTGAATTACATCCAAACGCTGGCGCGAGAAACCTATGGATCCGATTCCGCACTGACGTACGCTGACTTGGAACTGAGGTACCGATATAACCCAAGCTTTGAGAGTATCAATGCGATGGTACCTAGTGTGCCACCGATGTTGTTGATTTTGATACCCGCCATCTTGATGGCGGTCAGTGTTGCGAAGGAGAAAGAACTGGGGTCGGTTACGAACTTTTATGTGACACCGACCACCCGCACCGAGTTTTTGATCGGAAAACAGTTGCCGTATGTCGGCATTGCCATGGTTAACTTTGGGCTGTTGACGTGGATGGGCGTCTATGTTTTCGGCGTTCCCATGAAAGGCGATCTATGGTTTTTGGTATTGGGCGCGCTCTTTTACGTGACGGCAACAACCGGGCTGGGGTTGTTGACCTCGTGTTTCACCGGAAGTCAAGTCGCCGCAGTGTTTGCCACCGCAATTGTGGCCATCATGCCGACGGTGCAGTTTTCAGGCATGATGCAACCAGTTTCGACGCTAAGCGGGACGGCTCAGTGGATCGGATCCGTCTGGCCGACAACCTATTTCATGCGAATGAGTGTGGGAGCGTTCACCAAAGGTCTGGGGGCAACGGACTTGGCGCCTGATCTGTTGGCTCTTGCACTTTTCGCCCCCTTTTATCTGTTGGTTAGTGTGATTTTACTGCGGAAACAAGATCGCTAA